One genomic region from candidate division KSB1 bacterium encodes:
- a CDS encoding ferritin family protein: MTREQFEEAIRFAVEKEEEAAALYESAQKVTVTEVGKKTFAEFAAEERKHKKMLLELRLEGLKQRTVATVPNLKISDYLVDVEFRPDMSYQDMLILAMKREELSLRLYTDLQDRAGDEQLRNLFSLLAQEEARHKLRLETLYDEEILREN, encoded by the coding sequence ATGACAAGAGAACAGTTCGAGGAGGCGATCCGTTTTGCGGTGGAAAAGGAGGAAGAGGCAGCAGCCCTTTACGAGAGCGCGCAGAAGGTGACGGTAACCGAAGTCGGGAAGAAGACGTTTGCCGAATTTGCCGCAGAGGAGCGCAAGCACAAGAAGATGTTGCTCGAGCTGCGCCTTGAAGGGCTCAAACAGAGGACGGTGGCGACGGTGCCCAACCTGAAGATCAGCGACTATCTGGTTGATGTAGAGTTTAGGCCGGACATGAGTTACCAGGACATGCTCATCTTGGCGATGAAGCGCGAGGAGCTCTCCCTTCGCCTCTACACCGATCTCCAGGACCGCGCAGGGGATGAGCAACTGCGGAATCTGTTCTCCTTGCTGGCCCAGGAAGAGGCGCGGCACAAGCTCCGGCTGGAGACCCTTTACGACGAAGAGATCTTGCGCGAGAACTGA
- a CDS encoding superoxide dismutase, translated as MAVNRREFFRVAAAGGMSVLVPSISRAAQRERGVSIGGHELPPLPYPYDALEPIIDEQTMRLHHDMHHAAYVKGLNEAERLLAEARGSGNFQYIKHLEREVAFHGSGHILHSLFWQNLSPRGGGMPKGRLMKAIVRRFGSFDAFKAQLSAASKAVEGSGWGVLAYVPFFGTLEVLQAEKHQDLTQWGAAPLLVIDVWEHAYYLKYQNRRGEYVDKLFDIINWEDVAERFAQAAK; from the coding sequence ATGGCCGTGAATCGGCGGGAATTTTTCCGAGTGGCCGCTGCAGGCGGTATGAGCGTGCTCGTGCCGAGCATTTCGCGGGCTGCGCAACGAGAACGGGGTGTGAGTATAGGGGGCCACGAGCTACCCCCGCTCCCCTATCCATACGACGCCCTTGAGCCAATCATCGATGAGCAAACCATGCGGCTGCATCATGACATGCATCACGCAGCGTACGTCAAAGGGCTGAACGAGGCCGAGCGCTTGCTGGCAGAAGCAAGGGGCAGCGGCAACTTTCAATACATCAAACACCTGGAGCGCGAGGTAGCCTTCCACGGTTCAGGGCATATTCTCCACAGCCTATTCTGGCAGAACCTTTCGCCTCGTGGTGGCGGCATGCCGAAAGGCAGACTCATGAAGGCCATTGTACGTCGATTCGGCAGTTTCGATGCCTTTAAGGCCCAGCTCAGCGCTGCCAGCAAGGCCGTCGAAGGGAGTGGTTGGGGAGTGTTGGCCTATGTTCCTTTCTTTGGCACGCTCGAGGTGCTGCAGGCGGAGAAACACCAGGACTTGACGCAATGGGGCGCCGCCCCCCTGTTGGTGATCGACGTCTGGGAGCACGCGTACTATCTGAAGTATCAGAATCGCCGCGGCGAATACGTTGACAAGCTGTTTGACATCATCAACTGGGAAGATGTGGCGGAGCGTTTTGCCCAGGCGGCGAAATAG
- a CDS encoding molybdopterin-dependent oxidoreductase — protein sequence MRYVLQRMLMGAIILVHLTGVAVSQRPRVHDVTTMATPRGGRLRPADKGPVRSALGVPKVKLSEYRLTVTGEVDTSLVLTWEDILRLPAVYSDTILLYCVEGWEVWGNWKGVRVKDLLRRVVPRPEAAFVVFHCLDGYSTCLPVSYLEKYDALLAYEVNGRRLRPETGFPVRLVAFGKYGYKWAKWVHKLELVREPVKGYWEQRGYTDEANVPLERRRRYEGPDAQRIE from the coding sequence ATGCGATACGTGCTTCAACGGATGCTGATGGGAGCCATCATACTGGTGCACCTGACAGGGGTGGCCGTATCCCAGCGCCCGCGGGTCCACGATGTAACCACCATGGCGACCCCGCGCGGTGGCCGGCTGCGGCCGGCAGACAAAGGGCCGGTCCGCAGCGCTTTGGGGGTGCCCAAGGTGAAGCTCTCCGAGTACCGCCTCACCGTTACCGGAGAAGTGGACACCTCGCTTGTCCTCACATGGGAGGATATTCTTCGCCTTCCTGCTGTTTACTCGGACACGATTCTGCTTTACTGCGTCGAAGGATGGGAGGTGTGGGGTAATTGGAAGGGTGTCCGGGTGAAGGACCTGTTGCGCAGGGTCGTTCCACGGCCGGAGGCTGCTTTCGTAGTTTTTCACTGCCTGGACGGCTATTCCACCTGCCTGCCGGTTTCCTACCTTGAGAAGTACGACGCGCTGCTGGCCTATGAGGTGAATGGTCGACGCCTTAGACCGGAAACCGGCTTTCCTGTGCGCCTGGTGGCCTTTGGCAAGTATGGCTACAAGTGGGCAAAGTGGGTGCACAAGCTGGAGCTCGTGCGCGAGCCGGTTAAGGGCTATTGGGAGCAACGGGGGTACACAGATGAGGCGAACGTGCCGCTTGAGAGGCGGCGAAGGTATGAAGGCCCCGATGCTCAACGGATTGAGTAA
- the rpiA gene encoding ribose-5-phosphate isomerase RpiA codes for MRTSSEDLKRKAGEFAVRFVESGMVVGLGHGSTAVHAVRLLAAKLKRGELRDIVGVPCSRAVEEEATRLGIPLGTLEDHGVVDLTIDGADEVSPSLDVIKGGGGALLREKIVAQATRREVIVVDESKLTRVLGRGPLPVEVIPFGWKTHLSFLESLGAQAKPRQAADGRFFRTDQGNLILDCLFHEGIQEPERIAAALDARAGIVGHGLFLGLVTDVVVATQTGIRHYTREAEGTQAW; via the coding sequence GTGAGAACCAGCTCCGAGGACCTGAAACGGAAAGCCGGTGAGTTCGCGGTCCGCTTCGTAGAATCTGGGATGGTGGTGGGTTTGGGGCATGGCAGTACCGCTGTCCATGCGGTGCGCCTGTTGGCAGCGAAGCTGAAGCGTGGAGAATTGCGCGATATTGTGGGCGTGCCCTGTTCGCGCGCAGTTGAAGAAGAGGCAACGAGGCTGGGTATCCCCCTGGGTACGCTGGAGGACCATGGGGTGGTCGATCTCACCATTGACGGCGCAGATGAGGTCTCGCCAAGTCTGGACGTGATCAAGGGTGGGGGTGGGGCGCTCCTGCGGGAGAAGATCGTCGCGCAAGCCACACGGCGCGAGGTCATCGTGGTCGATGAGTCGAAACTCACGCGGGTGCTTGGGCGGGGGCCGTTGCCTGTGGAGGTGATACCGTTTGGATGGAAAACCCACCTGTCTTTTCTGGAATCTCTCGGGGCACAAGCTAAACCGCGTCAAGCTGCGGACGGGAGGTTTTTTCGCACGGATCAAGGTAACCTTATTCTGGACTGCCTTTTTCACGAGGGGATCCAGGAACCTGAGCGCATTGCCGCGGCGTTGGACGCGCGGGCGGGCATCGTCGGGCACGGCCTTTTCCTGGGTTTGGTGACGGACGTGGTGGTGGCCACGCAGACAGGCATCAGGCACTACACGAGGGAAGCGGAGGGAACACAGGCATGGTAA
- the rpe gene encoding ribulose-phosphate 3-epimerase, with product MVKIEASILSADLTRLGQQVREAEEAGADSIQIDIMDGRFVPNITFGANVVKAIRPLVRIPLTVHFMILEPERHLADFAEAGANRLIVHQETCPHLHRTLALIRELQLSAGVAINPGTPLAAIEEVLDGVDVVQVMTVNPGWGGQQFLHGQLDKIRRLHATLQKRGLQVAIAVDGGVDCSTAPQVVQAGVTILVAGASIYNQKASVRENVARLRQSCLPARRV from the coding sequence ATGGTAAAGATCGAGGCATCGATCCTGTCGGCGGACCTGACGCGATTGGGCCAGCAGGTGCGGGAGGCCGAGGAGGCTGGCGCGGACAGCATACAGATCGACATCATGGATGGCCGCTTTGTGCCAAACATCACCTTTGGCGCAAACGTGGTGAAGGCGATTCGTCCTTTGGTGCGCATACCCTTAACCGTGCACTTCATGATTCTTGAACCGGAGCGCCACCTGGCAGACTTTGCGGAGGCCGGGGCCAACCGTCTCATCGTTCACCAGGAGACTTGTCCCCACCTGCACCGCACTCTGGCGCTGATTCGCGAGCTTCAGCTCAGTGCCGGTGTAGCCATTAACCCGGGCACTCCTCTGGCGGCCATCGAGGAGGTGTTAGACGGCGTGGATGTGGTGCAAGTGATGACCGTGAACCCCGGTTGGGGTGGACAGCAGTTCTTGCACGGGCAGTTGGACAAAATCCGCCGGCTGCACGCCACCCTGCAAAAGCGAGGACTGCAGGTGGCCATTGCTGTGGACGGTGGCGTCGACTGCAGCACTGCGCCACAGGTGGTCCAAGCCGGGGTCACGATCCTTGTCGCTGGGGCGAGCATCTACAACCAAAAGGCCTCTGTGCGCGAAAACGTGGCGCGGCTGCGCCAGAGCTGTCTCCCTGCCCGGAGAGTGTGA
- a CDS encoding SoxR reducing system RseC family protein has product MGAERVHQPGEPEVGTVVSLKGKRMLVRLPARQQCASCGARHLCTVTNEEARELILPNTVGARAGETVEVVVQPTVKLAGAFLVFTVPVLLGLVGYGVGRLLFGAEKPAVVATMGGFVLGLVVAWVVDRLTENRRESPVRVRRLG; this is encoded by the coding sequence ATGGGCGCCGAAAGAGTGCATCAGCCAGGCGAGCCGGAGGTGGGCACCGTTGTGTCGCTCAAGGGGAAAAGAATGCTCGTGCGCTTGCCCGCCCGGCAGCAATGCGCATCTTGCGGCGCGCGCCACCTTTGCACCGTGACCAACGAGGAGGCCAGGGAGCTCATCCTTCCTAATACCGTCGGCGCGCGGGCCGGAGAGACCGTGGAAGTCGTGGTGCAACCCACTGTGAAGCTGGCGGGCGCGTTTCTTGTCTTCACCGTGCCCGTCTTGTTGGGGCTCGTGGGTTATGGTGTGGGACGATTGCTGTTCGGTGCCGAGAAGCCAGCGGTGGTGGCTACTATGGGCGGGTTTGTGTTGGGGTTGGTGGTGGCCTGGGTGGTCGATCGTCTAACGGAAAACCGTCGTGAGTCGCCGGTGCGCGTGCGCCGGCTTGGTTAG
- a CDS encoding peroxiredoxin, whose translation MEGRMPLIGDPVPEFEAQTTKGYIHFPKDYAGKWVVLFSHPADYTPVCTTEFVGFAKRYETFKSLNAELIGLSIDQVFSHIKWTEWIRERLNVEIPFPIIADNTGAIAQKLGMLHTVGHGTQTVRAVFFIDPKGVIRAMLYYPLSNGRNMDEIVRLLKALQTTDQYKVATPADWPNNDLIGDKVIVPPPTSEQEIAARKGKYECYDWWFCYKPLS comes from the coding sequence ATGGAAGGACGTATGCCACTAATTGGAGACCCAGTGCCTGAGTTTGAGGCACAGACCACCAAGGGTTACATTCACTTCCCAAAGGACTATGCGGGCAAATGGGTGGTTCTTTTCAGCCACCCTGCCGACTACACGCCGGTGTGTACCACTGAGTTCGTGGGTTTTGCTAAGCGCTACGAAACGTTCAAGTCCTTGAATGCCGAGTTGATCGGTCTTTCCATCGACCAAGTTTTCTCGCACATCAAGTGGACCGAATGGATCCGCGAGCGGCTCAACGTCGAGATTCCGTTCCCCATCATCGCGGACAACACCGGAGCGATTGCCCAGAAGTTGGGAATGCTGCATACAGTGGGCCACGGCACGCAGACTGTGCGGGCCGTGTTCTTCATCGACCCGAAGGGGGTCATCCGGGCCATGCTCTATTACCCCCTGTCCAACGGCCGCAACATGGACGAGATCGTACGTCTGCTGAAGGCGCTGCAGACTACTGACCAGTACAAGGTGGCTACCCCCGCCGATTGGCCCAACAACGACTTGATCGGCGACAAGGTGATCGTGCCGCCACCTACCAGCGAGCAGGAGATCGCCGCCCGCAAGGGCAAGTACGAGTGCTATGACTGGTGGTTCTGCTACAAGCCTCTATCCTAA
- a CDS encoding rubredoxin has product MDKYVCQVCGYVYDPAQGDPDSGIPPGTPFENLPDDWVCPACGVGKDMFEKAE; this is encoded by the coding sequence ATGGACAAATACGTCTGCCAAGTGTGTGGCTATGTCTACGATCCAGCCCAGGGCGACCCGGACAGTGGTATTCCACCGGGAACGCCATTCGAGAACCTTCCCGACGACTGGGTGTGCCCTGCCTGCGGCGTGGGCAAAGACATGTTCGAGAAGGCTGAGTAA
- a CDS encoding ferritin, translating into MVSKKMEEALNRQVNREMYSAYLYLSMAAFSEHIGLKGFAHWFEAQAKEEMGHAMRFYRYVFDQGAKVTLEAIEKPPADFGSAQAMFEKTLEHEKAVTKMITDLMELAVAEKDHATQVFLHWFISEQVEEEAHAAEILGKLKFVGEHPNGLFMIDRELGARQ; encoded by the coding sequence ATGGTTAGCAAGAAAATGGAAGAGGCGCTGAACAGGCAAGTCAACCGGGAGATGTATTCGGCCTACTTGTATCTGTCCATGGCAGCCTTTAGTGAGCACATTGGCCTGAAGGGCTTTGCCCATTGGTTCGAGGCGCAGGCGAAGGAAGAAATGGGCCACGCAATGCGCTTCTACCGCTACGTGTTCGACCAAGGAGCAAAGGTGACCCTAGAGGCAATCGAGAAGCCACCTGCCGACTTCGGGTCTGCCCAGGCGATGTTCGAAAAGACACTTGAGCACGAGAAGGCGGTTACCAAGATGATCACCGACCTCATGGAACTGGCGGTGGCCGAAAAGGACCATGCCACCCAGGTTTTTCTCCACTGGTTCATCAGCGAACAAGTGGAAGAAGAGGCTCATGCCGCCGAAATCTTGGGCAAGCTCAAGTTTGTAGGCGAGCACCCCAACGGGTTGTTCATGATTGATCGCGAATTGGGGGCCCGTCAATGA
- a CDS encoding class II SORL domain-containing protein, whose protein sequence is MARFADFVNPPEKEGKEKHVPVIEAPATVKSGEPFTVSVIVGKDVPHPNTVEHHIKWIQVYAAIEGRPNVVHVATFDLGPTFAEPKVTFVMKLEKSATLLALEYCNIHGVWDNSVQIKVQ, encoded by the coding sequence ATGGCACGTTTTGCTGACTTCGTCAACCCTCCGGAAAAGGAGGGAAAAGAAAAGCATGTTCCGGTCATCGAAGCCCCGGCCACGGTGAAGAGTGGCGAGCCGTTCACTGTCAGCGTCATCGTCGGCAAGGATGTGCCGCATCCGAATACGGTGGAGCACCACATTAAGTGGATTCAGGTCTATGCGGCCATCGAGGGGCGGCCCAATGTTGTGCACGTGGCCACATTTGACCTCGGGCCGACCTTTGCAGAGCCGAAAGTGACTTTCGTGATGAAACTGGAAAAGAGCGCCACACTTCTGGCACTGGAGTACTGTAACATCCACGGTGTGTGGGACAATTCGGTCCAGATAAAAGTGCAGTAG
- a CDS encoding cytochrome ubiquinol oxidase subunit I has translation MNAVLLARLQFALAVGFHFFFPPLTFGLSLAILIAEAIHLRHKDQVARVVVDFLVRLLGLVFVLGTATGITLEFSFGTNWSQYSRFVGDVFGAPLAAEGVFAFFLESVFLGVLVFGRNRVPARAYWWAAFLVFFGAHLSGLWIIIANSWMQTPAGFEVQGGRAVLTDFWAAALNPSTLIRYVHTVAAGWITGSLFVAAVGAYYLLRRRHEHEARLMLRVALPIFIVVSFGQVLLGHQHSVQVAHTQPEKLAAFEALWEGQSNAPLALFGVPVSAHKKTYLYVGIPGLLSWLVHGDSSARIPGLEDFAVGERPPVFLPFVSYHIMIALGFWFVAMALAALVLMAQRRVYGARWFLWALLVSAPLPHMANQFGWIAAEVGRQPWVVYRILRTADAASVVVGAGHVLVSLLGFIVIYLLLFVVFVRILARLVAEGPRGEHFPGGAGRGE, from the coding sequence GTGAATGCAGTGTTGTTGGCGCGGCTGCAGTTCGCCCTGGCAGTAGGGTTCCACTTCTTTTTTCCTCCCCTTACGTTTGGTCTTTCGCTGGCAATTCTCATCGCAGAGGCCATACACCTGCGGCACAAGGATCAAGTGGCCCGGGTGGTCGTGGACTTTCTTGTACGGCTGCTGGGATTAGTATTCGTCCTTGGTACCGCCACCGGCATTACTTTGGAGTTCTCATTCGGTACCAACTGGTCGCAATACTCCCGCTTTGTGGGGGATGTGTTTGGTGCCCCCTTGGCAGCGGAAGGAGTATTTGCTTTCTTCCTGGAGTCGGTGTTCTTGGGGGTGCTGGTGTTTGGGCGTAACCGCGTCCCGGCGCGTGCGTATTGGTGGGCGGCGTTTTTGGTCTTTTTTGGCGCGCATCTTTCCGGGCTCTGGATCATCATCGCCAATTCGTGGATGCAGACTCCCGCCGGCTTTGAAGTCCAGGGCGGGAGGGCTGTACTCACCGACTTTTGGGCTGCGGCACTGAATCCGTCAACGCTGATTCGCTACGTGCATACGGTGGCGGCCGGGTGGATCACTGGTTCGTTGTTCGTCGCCGCAGTAGGGGCTTATTACCTGTTACGCCGGCGTCACGAGCATGAAGCGAGGCTGATGTTGCGCGTGGCTTTGCCCATCTTCATCGTGGTCTCCTTCGGGCAGGTGTTGTTGGGGCACCAGCATTCAGTGCAGGTGGCCCACACTCAGCCCGAGAAGCTGGCCGCATTCGAGGCTTTGTGGGAGGGACAGAGCAATGCTCCTTTGGCCTTGTTTGGGGTGCCGGTTTCTGCGCACAAGAAGACCTACCTTTACGTAGGCATTCCAGGGTTGCTAAGCTGGTTGGTGCATGGGGACAGCAGTGCACGCATCCCTGGGTTAGAGGACTTTGCTGTGGGAGAGCGTCCTCCGGTTTTTCTCCCCTTTGTTTCCTACCACATCATGATCGCCCTCGGCTTCTGGTTCGTTGCAATGGCGCTTGCCGCTTTGGTATTGATGGCCCAGCGGCGCGTGTACGGAGCGCGCTGGTTCCTGTGGGCTTTGCTCGTTTCGGCACCATTGCCGCATATGGCCAACCAGTTTGGCTGGATCGCCGCGGAGGTGGGCAGGCAACCCTGGGTGGTGTATCGCATCCTCAGGACGGCAGATGCTGCCTCGGTGGTGGTCGGTGCGGGGCACGTGTTGGTGAGCTTGCTCGGGTTCATCGTGATTTATCTCCTGCTGTTTGTGGTCTTTGTGCGTATCTTGGCCAGACTCGTTGCGGAAGGGCCGCGAGGAGAACACTTTCCTGGCGGCGCTGGACGAGGTGAGTGA
- the cydB gene encoding cytochrome d ubiquinol oxidase subunit II: protein MPMLELLQVTWFVLVGALLAGYSILDGFDLGIGILFPFLGKKEEERRVLLRSIAPVWDGNEVWLLTGGGALFAAFPHVYATVFSGFYAPLMLTLWALIFRAVAPEFRSHDPKRAGLWDRAFVAGSVLPALLLGTALGNVIAGIPLDERMEYAGSFLTVLRPFPLLVGLLGVAACALQGSTYAALKTEGALQERAVKAARMVRIGYASLFVAAGVAAGFAVPEAVEKPLAWVGAAVAMACLWLVGAQLRRGRFRAAFWCSSAAFLALWLIVGAIQFPYLVRASGDNGLGLTAYNASSGLLTLQVMTLIALVGMPVVIGYTIYVYRVFRGPVRTEEAGY from the coding sequence ATGCCTATGCTGGAATTGCTGCAGGTGACCTGGTTCGTGCTCGTTGGCGCGCTGCTCGCCGGGTACTCGATACTCGACGGCTTTGATCTGGGCATCGGAATACTTTTCCCTTTTTTGGGAAAGAAGGAGGAGGAGAGGCGCGTACTCCTGCGGAGTATTGCCCCGGTGTGGGACGGCAATGAAGTGTGGCTTCTGACAGGAGGGGGAGCGCTTTTCGCCGCCTTTCCACACGTGTACGCGACCGTGTTCAGCGGTTTCTACGCACCTTTGATGCTCACGCTGTGGGCGCTCATCTTTCGCGCGGTGGCGCCAGAGTTCCGCAGCCACGATCCAAAGCGCGCTGGGCTTTGGGACCGAGCTTTTGTGGCTGGGAGTGTCCTGCCGGCTTTGCTTCTGGGTACGGCTTTGGGCAATGTGATAGCGGGTATCCCCCTGGACGAGCGTATGGAGTATGCGGGAAGCTTTCTCACCGTGCTGCGACCGTTCCCCTTATTGGTGGGTCTGCTGGGGGTGGCAGCATGCGCACTGCAAGGGAGTACCTACGCTGCTTTGAAGACGGAGGGCGCGTTGCAGGAGCGTGCGGTCAAGGCAGCACGGATGGTGCGCATCGGGTATGCGTCGCTGTTTGTGGCGGCAGGGGTTGCCGCGGGTTTCGCCGTGCCCGAGGCGGTCGAAAAGCCTTTGGCGTGGGTTGGGGCAGCCGTCGCGATGGCGTGCCTATGGCTCGTTGGCGCTCAGCTTAGGAGGGGGCGGTTTCGTGCCGCCTTTTGGTGTTCCTCGGCGGCGTTTCTCGCCCTTTGGTTGATCGTGGGCGCCATTCAGTTCCCCTACCTTGTGCGGGCAAGTGGCGATAACGGCCTTGGCCTTACCGCGTACAATGCATCGTCTGGCCTGTTGACGCTGCAGGTGATGACGCTCATTGCTTTGGTGGGGATGCCCGTGGTCATCGGCTACACCATTTACGTGTACCGCGTGTTTAGAGGCCCGGTTAGAACCGAAGAGGCGGGCTACTGA
- a CDS encoding dihydroorotate dehydrogenase-like protein: MADFSTTYMGLALPNPFVVASCRLTATLEGIRRCEEAGAGAVVLKSLFEEQIDVDTRELEAQSWLTGHAEAFEYVRGMGMALGPREYVTLIEEAKKAVSIPIIASLNCVEGRWWGEYAAQLASAGADGIELNISLIPADTRRTAAEVEQHFYEVVDQVKAKVTVPLAVKIGPYFTSLPHVAKELADRGAAALVLFNRFYQMDIDVERLTIVAGNRLSSPEEIHLPLRWIALLAGRFDTDLAASTGIHDGKGAVKAFLAGAKVVQLCSTLYKNGLAQIGRIRQEVEAWLQSHGYHSVEEIRGLLSQERSEKPELYLRLQYIKALTGIE, from the coding sequence ATGGCTGATTTCTCAACCACGTACATGGGGTTGGCTCTGCCCAATCCGTTCGTGGTGGCCAGCTGCCGGTTAACCGCAACCTTAGAGGGCATCCGGCGGTGCGAAGAGGCTGGGGCCGGAGCGGTTGTGCTCAAATCCCTGTTCGAAGAACAGATCGATGTGGACACCAGGGAGTTAGAGGCGCAGAGCTGGCTGACCGGACACGCGGAGGCCTTTGAGTACGTGCGAGGCATGGGCATGGCATTGGGCCCGCGGGAGTACGTGACACTCATTGAAGAGGCAAAGAAGGCGGTGAGCATCCCCATCATCGCCAGCCTCAATTGCGTGGAGGGGAGGTGGTGGGGCGAGTACGCGGCGCAACTGGCCTCCGCAGGTGCCGATGGCATAGAGCTGAACATCTCTCTCATACCCGCAGACACACGGCGTACCGCCGCGGAGGTGGAGCAGCACTTCTACGAGGTCGTTGACCAGGTGAAGGCAAAGGTGACGGTGCCGCTGGCGGTGAAGATCGGTCCTTACTTCACCTCGCTCCCTCATGTGGCCAAGGAGTTGGCCGACAGAGGCGCGGCCGCCTTGGTCCTTTTCAACCGGTTCTACCAAATGGATATCGATGTGGAGCGCCTGACCATCGTGGCGGGAAATCGACTCAGCTCCCCGGAGGAAATTCACCTCCCGTTGCGCTGGATTGCCCTGCTGGCCGGGCGCTTCGACACGGATTTAGCCGCCTCAACCGGCATCCACGACGGAAAGGGCGCGGTGAAAGCGTTTCTGGCAGGAGCCAAGGTGGTGCAGCTGTGCTCCACGCTGTACAAGAACGGCCTGGCCCAAATCGGGCGGATCCGCCAGGAAGTGGAAGCCTGGCTGCAGTCGCACGGCTACCACTCGGTGGAGGAAATCCGCGGTCTTCTGAGCCAGGAGAGGAGTGAGAAACCGGAGCTTTACCTGCGGCTCCAGTACATCAAGGCACTAACCGGAATTGAGTGA
- a CDS encoding helix-turn-helix domain-containing protein, with protein MADNKVKVLEALKKAGKPMRPADIVTATGLPKEEVAKLLKELKKEGKITSPKACFYAPAGK; from the coding sequence ATGGCAGACAACAAGGTGAAGGTGCTTGAGGCCTTGAAGAAGGCGGGCAAGCCTATGAGGCCCGCCGACATCGTGACGGCAACCGGGCTTCCGAAAGAGGAGGTGGCAAAGCTCCTGAAAGAGCTCAAGAAAGAGGGCAAGATTACTTCGCCAAAGGCATGCTTTTACGCACCTGCCGGCAAGTGA
- a CDS encoding FAD-dependent oxidoreductase: protein MSEQRHRACALSELTPGTPKAMRVGDKEVLLVRLGDAVHACGGECSHYGAPLAEGFVAGHEVVCPWHNARFDLRSGAVVAPPALDDLAAYDVEVENGEVYIRQRAPVRKAPAVGKKKTVLIIGAGAAGEAAAETLRREGFAGRVVMVTPEHDLPYDRPNLSKDFLSGKAKPEWLPLRSEKFYAEHEIEVLTGTEVTALDFKGRTAHLEPSGQLSFDFCLVATGGKARRLSVPGAELAGVFTLRSLADARAIVAALEHAKTMVVVGAGFIGLEVASAVRSRGVAVEVVAPEPVPLGAVLGDGVGRCLQSLHEEHGVRFHLGCTVQELRGNGSVSEVVLSNGQRLQAEVVIVGIGITPALDFLAGSGLVEKGALPVNHRLETTVPGIFAAGDVAAVPEPSTGARYRVEHWAVAERQGQHAARAMLGNPTPYAEVPFFWTRQHGISLKYAGYGQAFDAVLYRGDVHSRRFLAGYFSGGRLVGVATMGMGEQFAAVEALLRKRIAITPEQFRDPGVDFAALAGV from the coding sequence ATGAGCGAGCAGAGGCACAGGGCCTGCGCTCTGAGCGAATTGACTCCAGGAACGCCGAAGGCCATGAGAGTGGGGGACAAAGAGGTGTTGCTTGTTCGCCTCGGTGATGCTGTTCACGCCTGCGGAGGGGAGTGCTCGCACTATGGGGCTCCGCTGGCAGAAGGGTTCGTAGCCGGGCATGAAGTAGTCTGTCCTTGGCACAATGCCCGGTTCGACCTGCGCAGCGGTGCGGTCGTGGCTCCTCCGGCGTTAGATGACCTCGCCGCGTATGATGTGGAAGTGGAAAACGGGGAGGTCTACATCCGCCAACGGGCCCCGGTGAGGAAGGCCCCTGCAGTGGGTAAGAAAAAGACGGTCCTCATAATCGGGGCGGGAGCCGCAGGGGAGGCAGCAGCGGAAACACTTCGGCGTGAAGGTTTTGCCGGACGGGTGGTAATGGTCACCCCAGAGCACGACCTGCCGTACGACCGACCTAACCTTTCCAAGGATTTTCTTTCCGGCAAGGCAAAGCCGGAATGGCTTCCACTGCGCAGTGAAAAGTTTTATGCCGAACACGAGATCGAGGTGCTCACCGGCACGGAGGTGACAGCACTCGACTTCAAGGGGCGGACGGCGCACCTTGAGCCGAGTGGACAATTGTCATTCGACTTTTGCCTGGTGGCCACAGGCGGAAAGGCCCGCCGTCTTTCGGTCCCGGGTGCGGAGTTGGCGGGCGTGTTTACCCTGCGGAGCCTGGCCGACGCCCGGGCAATCGTCGCAGCGCTGGAGCACGCCAAGACCATGGTGGTGGTCGGTGCGGGGTTTATCGGCCTGGAGGTAGCCTCTGCGGTGCGCAGCCGCGGCGTGGCGGTGGAAGTAGTGGCCCCAGAGCCGGTGCCCCTGGGCGCAGTCCTTGGCGACGGGGTGGGCAGGTGCCTGCAGAGTTTGCACGAGGAGCACGGGGTGCGCTTTCACTTGGGGTGCACCGTGCAGGAGCTGCGTGGAAACGGCTCCGTGAGTGAAGTGGTCCTGTCCAATGGCCAGCGTCTCCAGGCAGAAGTGGTCATCGTTGGCATCGGGATTACGCCTGCGCTGGACTTTCTCGCTGGTTCGGGGCTGGTCGAGAAGGGGGCGCTGCCGGTGAACCACCGCCTGGAGACCACAGTGCCCGGGATCTTTGCCGCCGGTGATGTAGCGGCTGTGCCAGAGCCGAGCACCGGCGCGCGCTACCGCGTGGAACATTGGGCTGTCGCGGAACGGCAGGGGCAGCACGCAGCCCGAGCAATGTTGGGCAACCCGACCCCCTACGCGGAAGTGCCATTTTTCTGGACGCGACAGCACGGGATTTCCCTGAAGTACGCCGGCTATGGGCAGGCCTTTGATGCCGTCCTCTATCGCGGCGATGTTCACAGTCGGCGGTTCCTGGCGGGGTACTTCTCGGGAGGGCGACTGGTGGGCGTGGCGACCATGGGGATGGGCGAGCAGTTTGCCGCTGTCGAGGCCCTGCTCCGGAAAAGGATCGCCATAACGCCCGAACAATTCCGGGACCCCGGTGTGGACTTTGCGGCGCTGGCCGGGGTGTGA